The DNA window GTCGTTTCCGTCCCCGTTTGGAGATGTGCTTTTGCCCTTTGCGCTGGCCGGAGGAGTTCTCCTTGAGCGTCAGGATCGCCAACTTCACCAATTGCCGTGGATCCCGATAGTGGGCGAAGCTGCCGATCTCCGCCAGCAGATCCATGATCGTGGCTTCTCCCAATCCGTGAACCGTTTTCAGCCTCGGTAAAAAGCCCTTCAAAAAAGAAGGGCTTTTATCGATTTTTACACGACGGTTTTATTCAGCTTTATTATAAGATTCCATGAATTCTCCGCATGCCTTCATCATTTTTTGTCCTTGAGGAGAATTCATCGCTTCCATCATCTTCATCATACCGTTTCCATTCATCATGTTCGTCATGCTGTCTGGCTTTTCCGCATAAGAAAACTGTCCGACTACTAACAATGTTGCCAGCGCAAATGAAGAAACAAACGCAATTTTCTTTTTCATCTATGATCCCTCCCTTGGTTTTAAAACCATTATAAGCAATAAATTTGATGAAAATATGGAGATTTGCCTATTCTCTAACATGTCTCATGCTATCTTACAAATGTACTTCAAATTTTTTGAAGAAATATAAAGGCGAATCATCAATCTTTCAATAGCCGTTTTTTCTCTTCATATTCTTCTGCATCAATTTCTCCACGGGCAAGTCGCTCTTTGAGAATATTCAATGCATGATTTGATTTATTTTCAAATGGTTTCATGATTAACAAGATCACCCCATATATTGCAAACCCAGTAGTCATAATCCAAAATAACATATTTAACATCATACCCATGCTCATCATCATTGCTTCCTCCTATTCATTGTTGGTTGTTTGGCTATTCATCTCTTTTCCCTGTTTTGCTATTTTGATCCACTTTTCACCAAAATTATCCGTTAAATAAATGTCTTTTTCAAACGTCGTGAAGACGATTTGTTTTTCATTGTTTGGATTTACCGCAATGTATCCAATAGCATCACCCTTACTTAAAGTTGGAATAGGGATGTTTTTTCTCTCCGGATTCCAGATTAATTTTCATCAAAGAAGGCTTATCAGTAATAACTCCAGCAAGAAGTTTCCCCTCTTTTGTGAAGGAAACGGATGTGACTGGAGTATTTTTTGTAATGTTATCAAAGGAATTACCATAATCCTTAGATAAATAAACCCCTCGATTTGTACTTATTACAACAATATTTTTTTCTCTGGATGAACAGCAATAGCTGATGGTTGCCCTTCTAGTCCTTTCATATCGCTTTTTGTCCACGTTTTTGTTTCGTCTAACGAGTAGTACAATCCAGCGTCATCCATTCTTGAATTCCGTTCTGGGTTTAAAACATAAATGGCATGAGAATAATATCCAACCCCCATTCCGTGAAAGTCAACCTCCCCATATAAATCGAGCGTTTGTAAGGCTTTCCCCATATCTGTACTTTTAACTACACCGAGTGGATTTTTCATAGAAGAACCTGAAGCTGGATGTCCGCTGCTGTAAAACCCGTTATCAACCATAGAGAATCCATGTAGTCATGTTTTTCTCCTTCTGGAATTCCCCACTTACCGTTTTTATATACTCTCAATCCATCATGTGCCGGTACATAAATTTCAGTTCCATCATTCGTAAAACCTAACCCGTGAATATGCATAAAATCAATGCCATCTTCTTTTTCCGTGCCATTTGTTAATGCAAATACCCCAGAAACAGCTAGGGATAGTAAGGCTAAAACTGATATCCATTTGCTTAATTTTAACCATCTTTGCAGTTTGTCCCGTTTTAAGCGTCCTTCGTGTTTTTTCACATTAACGGTTTTTAATTGATTTCTGATTAAGGATAATAAAGTGATCCCTAAGACAAACAAAATCGACGACACAATAAAACTATAATTTAACAAAGTAGCGGTCAACATCTCCCGTTTGTGTTCTTCTCCCGCTCCATGTGCGAATACACCAACTGGAACCATAAGTAATATTGTGAGCAAACAGGTAAAAAGTTTTAACTTCATCACTATTCTCCCCCTTTCTTATAAATTAAAAGATAGAAAATTCCTGCAAAAAGAATAGGAACTCCCGTCCATAGACAGATTTGAACAAACGTTTTCATATACACCCCTAATTTTGGCTGGAACATGAACGAACCGGACATCGTCAAACATAGCAATCCAGCCATGATCAACAAAGCAGGTACAATGATTTCAAATTTTTTCATTGGGCATCCCCCTTATAAATCGGGAAAGTAAGTTCAAAGTTTGTCCCTTTTCCCACTTCACTACTTACATGTATAGTTCCATTTTGCAGTTCCACAAGTTGTTTGACGATTGCCAGTCCAAGCCCAGTACCTCCGAATTCTCTTGATCTTGATTTTTCCACCCGATAAAATCGTTCAAATAAAAATAGAAGATCTTTTTTCGGTATCCCGATCCCCGTATCTTCAATCAAAATCTTTACTTTGTCTTGATCATTAGACAATTCTATTTTTATAAACCCTTTTTCTGTATATCGAATGGCGTTTTCGATTAAATTAATGACAATTTGCTCCATTCTTAAACCATCCGCATAAATACTCGGCAATTGATAAATGTTATGAAAATATAACTGTAACCCTTTCTCCTTTGCTTTCATTTTTGTTTTGGCTATGGCATTTTCAATCACTTCAATCAGATCAATTTCCTCCAAATGTAACGGTAACTTTCCTTCCTCCATCTTTGCCAGTTCAAACAAATCATTGACTAGTTTGGACATTCTGTTGGCTTCTTGCTCGATAATTTGTATATACATTTCTTTTTCATCCTCTGTTTGATACTGTTTATTTTTTAATGCTCTTGCATACCCTTCTAAATACGTAAGAGGAGTTCGCAATTCATGGGAAATGTTTGAAAAAAATTCCCGCTGGTTTGACCGGTACCTGTATAATTCAACGGCTAAATCATTAATCGCCTTGGCTAGGGAGCCAGTTTCGTCTTTTGTTTCAACAGAAACTTTTGTATTTAAATCACCTTTAGCCATTTTTCGGGTTGCTCTTTCCATTTCTAAAAGTGGATTGGCTAACTTGCGTGATACAATAAAGGTAAAGCCAAGGGCTAAAAGAATAGCACCAATGTCAGCTAAAATGGTTAAATTCCTTACTAGTTCGATTGATTGATATATATCATCGATGGAAGCCAATACAAAAATTCCGCCGATAAAGCGATTTTTTGCAAAAATAGGTCTTCCAACGCTAAGAAAACGTCGCTCCAAGACTTCATCGTAATATTCTTTTTCGATGACAGAGTTTTCCCTTAAAAAAGAAATATCATTTGCATTGATTCTTTCTCCCTCTAGAAATGTTGATATATCAACGGTTGTAGCCGTTTCAGGGGTGTCAAAAAAATATTTTTCGACAAATTTCCTAACATTATTTTTTAAATATGTGTATATCTTACATTTGGTGGGTACGCTTCGCGGTCACTACTGGTTAAATTTGGTTGTAGTGAGGGAAGCGTATGGGATGCACCTTGGATCTCTGCATCGCTGATGATGACGAACCCTCCCATGTCTCTTGGCATCCTTGTGCCTACATTCCTTCGTTCGGTCTAGTCATCAGGCAGAGGCCAGCTAAGCTCCTTTAGGGACTCAAAGTCGAATGGATGATATCGCGCCAGCTTCTCCGTGTCATCCTTGTTGTCTAGGGAATCGAGACGATAGGCATCAAGCAGCCGTTTCGAGACCAAAGATGTCCTGCATCATTCGCTTCGCATCGAACGCTTGGTGCTTCGTACACATAGCGTGCAGTACCTTCAATAATTTTCCGCATAACACCACAATCGATTGCTTCTTCCGTAACGGGTTTTCCGGTCGTGTCGTGTAATAGTCGTGCAGCTGCCGAAACGCTTCGTTGTGGCGGATCATCGGCATCATCACGCGGAACAGGAGAGCGCGAAGCCGTTTTCGTCCCCGTTTCGAGATCCGTTTCTGCCCTTTGTGTTGGCCGGAGGAATGTTCCCGCAGCGTCAGGCCCGCTAATTTGATGAGTTGCCGCGGATCCTGATAATGGGAGAAACTCCCGATCTCTGATAACAGTTCCACGATGGTCGCATCGCCTACACCCGGAACGGTCTTCAGCCATTCGTATTCGACGAAGGTCTGAACGAGTTCAATCAGCTGTTCTGTCAATGCCTCGATCTCTTTTTTCCAGCTGGCGGTACCGGCGGACAAGTGTGGCGATTTCGATACGGGCCATCTGTTGTCCTTCCGTTACGCCAATGGAGTGTTGGGCCAGTTCTATGAGCTTCTTCGCTTTCGGCCTTTGCGGCGATTGTAATCCCTCGCTTTGCCGGTAAAGGGCGAGAACCTCTTCTAGCTCTTTTCCTGCTAGATCACTCGGAAATGGCGTATATTCCAGTACCGCGAGCGCCATTTTCCCAAACGACGGAAAGACTTGCGTAAACTCTGGAAAATACCGATCGAGCCAGCGAATCATCTGATTTCGAACTGCTCCCTGTTCTTCCACCAATTTGGAGCGAAATGTCGCTCCAACGCGCAGCTCCGCCTCCATCCCTTTGAGAATGCGCGGATAGCTGAATCGGCCGTCTTTCACTAACCGGGCAATGACGAGCGCATCTTTCGCATCATGCTTGGTTGGAAGGTTATCGTCCAGCTCTTTGGAGCGCTTCACGTGCATCGGGTTTGTCATGACGAGAGGGATGCCTTTCTCATCAAGAAAATAAGCGAGATTCAGCCAATAATGTCCCGTTGGCTCGATGCCAACGATCACCTCGGTTTTTCCAAATTCCTTCATGGCTTCCACGATGCACTGGTACAACCATTCCAATCCTTCTTTCGATTGCAGAACGGGAAACGGCTTTTTTAACACCCTCCCTCGCTCATCCACAAAGCAGGCATAATGTTTTTTCTTTGCGATATCCATCCCAACAACCAGCGTTTGATCGGTGACTTGATTAATCTTCTTGTTTGAGATAGAATGCATGTATAGTCCTCCTTGGTATTCAAATTAGGGGTCAATTCATCCAATTGACACCCCCGAATCATACCAAGAGGGCTTTTTTTATTCAAGTCCCCGGAAAAACTTCTAACAGGAATGCTCCTTTTGGTAAGCTTGGGATCCCAGAGTTTGCAACGACGATGCCGTGTTCGTCTACGATTACAATTTCCTGATCTGTCATATCTGCAAGTAATTCAAACATATGGAGGATATTTTTATCCTCTAACGATGTTATGGAATTCGCATAACGATCGGACAAATTGTAAATTTGTTCTTTCATTTTACTGTAATAAAAGCCAGAAAATATTTCATTGATAATAAAACCAAGTGGAAGCAAAATGGTTAACACAATGACTAGAATACTTGCCCCTAATTTTACAGCGATGCTATTCCATTTCATTGGTCTTCTTCAGGAGCTTGAAATTTATAGCCCCTTCCCCAAACCGTTTTAATTGGATTAAAGGAAAGCCCAGTTTTTCTAAACTTTTCCCTTATATTTTTCACATGGGTATCGACTGTACGAATATCTAAAACGTCATGAACTCCCCATACCCGATCCAGTAACATATTCCTTGTAAATATCGTTTTTGGATTTAACACCAATAGCAAGAGAATATCAAATTCTTTTGGAGTTAATCCTAATGGACAATCCTTTACAAAAACTTGTCTTTCATTTTGATCGATTTTTAAATCTGCAATCTTAATGATTCCTTCCGTTTGAATAGGATTGGAAGAAGCAGCTGAACGTCTTATTAGTGCTTTAACTCTTGCCACTAATTCTTCGGGTTCAAAAGGCTTTACAAGATAATCATCGGCTCCAACATCAAATCCTTGTACTTTATCTTTTACATCGCCACGTGCCGTCAGCATAAGGATGGGCACTTGACTCGTTTCCCTTATCTTTTTGCATACTTCCCATCCATCCATATCAGGCATCATGATGTCTAAAATCACTACATCGATTCTTTCTTTTATCAATAATGTTAATGCTTCTTGTCCACTTGCCGCTTCAGTTAAGTGAAAATATGGAGAAAGATTGATTTTTAGTAAATGCCTCATGTTCCATTCATCGTCAACGATTAATATCCTTTCCTTCTTCATCCTTATATCACAACCCCTGTTATAATTTGTTAACAAATGATCCGGCTGATTGTTCATCCTTTAACCTCTCTTTTTTACTCATTTAAGGGAAATATAGCCAATCATCGTCCCGTATACGATTTCTTGAACCACTTTCATGATAACTCCACCTGCTTGTCGATCCTCGAGCGGTGAAAGTGTTTTAAACAATTGTGGGGTGTCGTAATAGACGGTATAACTCACATTTCGCGCCATGAATAAAAATTCGAAATAAGCCCGATTTGACCGAATAAAAATTGGCTCTTCACCACAAGTTGTACTTGATCATTGAAGATCGGTGTGCATAGAGAAAATAGAGGGTACAAAAAATGCGAATTTTCCTGTATGGTAAAGGTGACCAAACCAAACCATTGGAGGAAAATTCGCATGTACTCTCAGTTTATCAAAGAACTCATCGATTTACCAGATGTTTTGATTCAAAAGGTGCGAAAAGAAGGAGAACGTTGGATTTTCGAACTTTCTCTGCCCGAGCAATGTCCGTTATGTCCTGTCTGTTTGAAGCGCACGATCAAAATGACAGACAAAAAGAAACAATGGATGCATGGCTATGCTCAACGAATCGGGATTTTTTGGATTGAACTTCCTGTCGAGCGCAGACGCTGTGGTACCTGTGACATGACATTCAGCACGTCTTATCCAGGAATTTCTCCTCGAAGTGTGGCAACGGATGCTTTTCAACAATGGGTAGCGCAATCTTGCATCGGAACGTCCATTCAGGCGGTGGCTCGTATGCTCAAGCTTCCTTACACGACCGTTGAACGCTGGTTTTATACCCATGCCCCTTCCTTCTTATCGAATGATATCCAACCAAAGGCGGTTTGTGTCGATGAATTTGCTTTTCGAAAAGGGCATGACTACGGAGTGGCGATCATGGATGCCGAAACGGGAGAAGTGTATGCCATCGAAGCAGGAAAGAACGAGGAAGCCATTGGACGCGCATTGGCTCATGTGTCTGGTTCTGTTCAGTATGTCGTGAGTGATTTGGCTCCAGCGATGAAAAAAGCGATTCAAGGGGTTTGCCCAGAAGCAACACATGTGGTTGATTATTTCCATGTCATTCAACTGTTTACAGATGCTTTAGAACGTTGTCGCAAATATTTGGACAAAGGAGGCAAGAAACACGGACATGTTCGCTACGTTTGTCGTTTATTGAGCCAATGTCCACAGAAATTGACGGAGGAAGAACGTCAAATCATACGGGGATGGTGTCATGAACGTGATGACGTAAAGTCTGTTTACCAATCGCTTCAACATTTTCGCTATGTGTCCAACAGCAAAGACGAGCAACAGGCGAAACGACGTTTGGAAGCCTGGATTCACCGATATGTATGTTGCCCTTGTTCAGCTGTACGCGCCATCGCAAAATCGCTTGTCAAACGAACAGATGAAGTCATATCGTGCATATTGTCACCTTATTCAAATGGAAAAATGGAGGGAACGAATAACAAGATCAAACTAATCAAACGTCGGGGATACGGATACCGAAATATCCAGCGTTTTGCATGGCGGGTTCGTCTAGAAACAGCTAACATACTTTAATGGTAGGTTCAAGTACATCTTTTGGTGATGAACCAAATATTATTGTTTGTTACAAATAAAGGAACTTCCTGTAAATAGAAGTTCCCTGTATTTCTTCAACAATCTACCTTGCTTGCGAAAAGGTTTATTTGTAACTGTAGATGAGCAAATCCGCTAACATAAATTTACAACTAAACAAAAGAAGAGACATGAACCCGATTCCTTGGTTAGAATAGATGTGCCCACAACTATCCACAAGGAGGTTCATGTCTCATGAATAGACTAGCACATCATCAAGGAATTCACAAGTTTTTCACGATGTTAGGGTTGGCGCTTTATTTCTCCAAACCTGTCATGAAGCATCTCGTTCATATCGTGGATGCCATGATTACAAAGGGCTTTTCGGGAACGCTGACCGATCTACATCATGGGAGTCTTCATCCGAATCATCGCACGACACTGAGCCATTTTTTCACGAAAAGTCCGTGGGATGAAGAAACATTGCTTCGCAAACTCCAGCAGTGGATCCTTCGTCGTGTCGAACGCAGCTCGAAACGAGAGAATCAACCCATTTTTGTTTCGATCGATGATACGATTTGCCAAAAAACAAAGCCTTCGTCACGAGCCACGCACGCCATTCAAGGGTGTGATTGGCACGATTCTCACACAGAGAAAACGTCGATCTGGGGACATTCTCTCGTTTGGCTCATGGTTCATACGATGACCCAAGCGTTTCCTTTTGCCTTTCGCCTCTACGACAAGACGGCTGGGAACAGCAAAGGAAAATTGGCGATCGAGATGCTTTCTTCGTTGGATGTGAGTCGCCCTGTTTATGTGCTAATGGACTCTTGGTATCCATCCCAAACGCTCGTGGAAGCTTGTCTGAAAAAGGGATTCCACGTGATTGCGATGCTCAAGACGAACCGAATTCTCTACCCGAAAGGCATCGCCATCCAAGCGAAGCAGTTTGCCCACTACATCGAACCGAAAGACACTCACCTCGTCACGGTGGGAGAAGAGCGTTATCGGGTGTATCGCTGCGAAGGGTCTCTCAAAGGTCTCGATGATGCCGTAGTGCTGCTCGCTTGGAAAGCCGACCAGCCGATGACATCGGAACATCTTCATTGCGTCTTGAGCACCGATCGGGAGCTAAGCGACGAAGACATCTTGCGTTACTATGCCCGACGCTGGTCGATCGAATGCTTTTTCCGGCAGGCAAAAGACCAGCTGAAGCTCGATGGGTATCGTGTTCGTCAGGTTCGAGCGGTGAAACGGTATTGGATCTTAGTGCAACTGGCCTATGTGTACAGTATGTTCGAGTCCAACTGTGATTTCTCTGCCGGGCTTGACCTTCTCCGAACGAAGAAAGCACATAGTCTTGTAGAATTTATCTACGGTGCAGCGAAACAAAATATTCCCATTGATGCCGTGAAAAAACAGCTCCACGTGGCATAAGGGGTTCCCTGTTTGTCTCTTTTTATATGGTAATTATTGTTATCAAAATTACTCAACTACAGTTATCTAATATTTTTTAACTAATGTAGTATCTTGTTCATTATCTAAAAAAACTACCCATTTATTTTCATTCTGAATTTTATATGCGACTGCTTCTAAATCAACATTGTTCTCATAATATCCTAAATGAAGATGCTGATTTGGATCAAATTTCACGTTTATTCACTCCCTATAATTGATTACCATATGAAGTGATGTTTTTTCATGTTAGGAGCTACATGATAATGTAGATAAGGTCCTTTTCCGTCAATATAATGATAATCTAATCTAAAGATAGGCTGTTTAGTTTTTTTGTTACGAACCTGAATAATTTTTCCACCACTTGTGTTTTCTGCAACTAAAAAGTTAAGCAAAACGCAAGATTTTTTTCAGCACCCTAAGTCTTTTTATAAGTTCATATAAGAATGTTTCAGACGATAACTAGTTCCTGTAAATGTTAAGAGATAGCTGTGATGAACAAGGCGGTCAATGATCGCCGTAGTCAATCGTTCATCATGGAATATGCTATTCCATTTACTGAATTCCAAGTTGGTGGTCATAATGATACTTCTCTTTTCGTAACATCCTGCAATGACTTAGAAAAGGAGCTGCGCTCCTTCTTTGCTTACAGGGATGTAGCCCCATTCATCAAAGATCAATAAATCGATTTTTTCGAGTTGATTCATCAGCTTGTGGAGCTTTCCTGTATTCTTTGCTTCAATCAGTTCATTGACCAACGCGGCTGTTCGATAAAATTTCACGCTTTTCCCTTGGTTACAGGCTTCTACACCAATCGCTGTCGCTAAATGCGTCTTGCCTGTGCCTACACCTCCATATAAATATTCGCCACTACACCCCTTCTAAAAAAGAAACCTTG is part of the Geobacillus sp. 46C-IIa genome and encodes:
- a CDS encoding SHOCT domain-containing protein; the protein is MMSMGMMLNMLFWIMTTGFAIYGVILLIMKPFENKSNHALNILKERLARGEIDAEEYEEKKRLLKD
- a CDS encoding cell wall metabolism sensor histidine kinase WalK, yielding MERRFLSVGRPIFAKNRFIGGIFVLASIDDIYQSIELVRNLTILADIGAILLALGFTFIVSRKLANPLLEMERATRKMAKGDLNTKVSVETKDETGSLAKAINDLAVELYRYRSNQREFFSNISHELRTPLTYLEGYARALKNKQYQTEDEKEMYIQIIEQEANRMSKLVNDLFELAKMEEGKLPLHLEEIDLIEVIENAIAKTKMKAKEKGLQLYFHNIYQLPSIYADGLRMEQIVINLIENAIRYTEKGFIKIELSNDQDKVKILIEDTGIGIPKKDLLFLFERFYRVEKSRSREFGGTGLGLAIVKQLVELQNGTIHVSSEVGKGTNFELTFPIYKGDAQ
- a CDS encoding response regulator transcription factor; this translates as MNNQPDHLLTNYNRGCDIRMKKERILIVDDEWNMRHLLKINLSPYFHLTEAASGQEALTLLIKERIDVVILDIMMPDMDGWEVCKKIRETSQVPILMLTARGDVKDKVQGFDVGADDYLVKPFEPEELVARVKALIRRSAASSNPIQTEGIIKIADLKIDQNERQVFVKDCPLGLTPKEFDILLLLVLNPKTIFTRNMLLDRVWGVHDVLDIRTVDTHVKNIREKFRKTGLSFNPIKTVWGRGYKFQAPEEDQ
- a CDS encoding cytochrome c oxidase assembly protein; the protein is MARNVSYTVYYDTPQLFKTLSPLEDRQAGGVIMKVVQEIVYGTMIGYISLK
- a CDS encoding ISL3 family transposase; this encodes MYSQFIKELIDLPDVLIQKVRKEGERWIFELSLPEQCPLCPVCLKRTIKMTDKKKQWMHGYAQRIGIFWIELPVERRRCGTCDMTFSTSYPGISPRSVATDAFQQWVAQSCIGTSIQAVARMLKLPYTTVERWFYTHAPSFLSNDIQPKAVCVDEFAFRKGHDYGVAIMDAETGEVYAIEAGKNEEAIGRALAHVSGSVQYVVSDLAPAMKKAIQGVCPEATHVVDYFHVIQLFTDALERCRKYLDKGGKKHGHVRYVCRLLSQCPQKLTEEERQIIRGWCHERDDVKSVYQSLQHFRYVSNSKDEQQAKRRLEAWIHRYVCCPCSAVRAIAKSLVKRTDEVISCILSPYSNGKMEGTNNKIKLIKRRGYGYRNIQRFAWRVRLETANIL
- a CDS encoding IS701 family transposase, coding for MNRLAHHQGIHKFFTMLGLALYFSKPVMKHLVHIVDAMITKGFSGTLTDLHHGSLHPNHRTTLSHFFTKSPWDEETLLRKLQQWILRRVERSSKRENQPIFVSIDDTICQKTKPSSRATHAIQGCDWHDSHTEKTSIWGHSLVWLMVHTMTQAFPFAFRLYDKTAGNSKGKLAIEMLSSLDVSRPVYVLMDSWYPSQTLVEACLKKGFHVIAMLKTNRILYPKGIAIQAKQFAHYIEPKDTHLVTVGEERYRVYRCEGSLKGLDDAVVLLAWKADQPMTSEHLHCVLSTDRELSDEDILRYYARRWSIECFFRQAKDQLKLDGYRVRQVRAVKRYWILVQLAYVYSMFESNCDFSAGLDLLRTKKAHSLVEFIYGAAKQNIPIDAVKKQLHVA
- a CDS encoding DUF3986 family protein — translated: MKFDPNQHLHLGYYENNVDLEAVAYKIQNENKWVVFLDNEQDTTLVKKY